Proteins found in one Aethina tumida isolate Nest 87 chromosome 1, icAetTumi1.1, whole genome shotgun sequence genomic segment:
- the LOC109600977 gene encoding SRSF protein kinase 1 isoform X1 — MDPPDFDFVCYSNQTIVCDTVELVEYDNVKVIVALHVVFPFFIYLLCLLVRICNGRCAKTEEKTECVTDNRNECDATFIRIVGFKSRSCFARNSTPVKGIDLDESVMKKIQYVENRESQESDSDYGSGGYMPVHPGDILDGCWKVCRKLGFGHFSTVWLCKNIFNIEPKYVAIKICKSALMFAAVAQDEIRLLSHTKNMAPGHKGFSRIVQMIDTFKITAENGVHTAIALESMGPSLLHLIIQSEFRGIQVPGVKRIIHQVLEGLTYLHDECNIIHTDIKPENILIKVKDSYIEEMAERAERFQELGIPMPRSYVSSEKWIGPDDEEDLNDDICSQLEGQRSSSYPNDVYLADLVNFRQRHTEPRFRSPMWIGNSIEVKIADMGNACWENNHFSPEIQTRQYRALEVILQSGYSYPADIWSVGCLAFEMATGEMLFNPKGKSSHSINIDHLSLIWEVLGGIPRYITETGTEAKVYFVEGKLKHVPEDELKIWKIEDVLVEKYKWKRVDAIPFASFIECLIEPDPALRLTADIAMQNEWLNEV; from the exons atggatCCGCCTGATTTCGACTTCGTGTGCTACTCGAACCAAACGATCGTTTGTGACACAGTGGAACTGGTCGAGTACGACAATGTGAAAGTAATTGTTGCGCTGCATGttgtttttccatttttcattTACCTGTTGTGCCTGTTGGTGCGTATATGCAACGGCAGATGCGCCAAGACGGAAGAGAAGACGGAATGCGTGACGGACAATCGGAACGAATGCGATGCGACATTTATTCGAATAGTCGGTTTCAAGAGCCGATCATGTTTCGCTCGGAATTC TACCCCCGTCAAAGGAATTGACCTCGATGAGAGCgtaatgaagaaaatccaGTATGTAGAAAACAGGGAGTCCCAAGAGAGTGATTCGGATTACGGAAGCGGAGGTTATATGCCCGTACATCCGGGTGACATATTAGATGGTTGTTGGAAAGTGTGTAGGAAACTAGGATTTGGTCACTTCTCAACTGTGTGGTTGtgtaagaatatatttaacat AGAACCTAAATATGTggcaattaaaatatgcaaatcgGCACTAATGTTTGCTGCTGTGGCACAAGACGAAATAAGACTGCTGTCGCATACTAAAAACATGGCTCCCGGTCACAAGGGTTTTAGTAGGATCGTTCAGATGATCGACACGTTTAAAATAACCGCTGAGAATGGTGTGCATACTGCCATAGCTTTAGAAAGTATGGGACCATCactattacatttaataatccaaAGTGAATTCAGAGGAATTCAAGTACCTGGTGTCAAACGTATAATTCACCAG GTTTTAGAAGGCTTAACCTATTTGCATGACGAATGCAACATTATTCATACGGATATCAAACCTGAAAACATATTGATTAAAGTTAAGGACTCTTATATAGAAGAGATGGCCGAAAGAGCTGAAAGATTTCAGGAATTGGGTATCCCAATGCCTAGATCATATG TGTCTTCTGAAAAGTGGATTGGTCCAGACGATGAGGAAGATTTGAACGACGATATATGTAGCCAATTGGAGGGCCAACGGTCTTCTTCGTATCCTAACGACGTATATTTAGCCGACTTAGTTAATTTTAGACAACGTCATACAGAACCAAGATTCCGGTCGCCGATGTGGATCGGAAATAGCATAGAAGTTAAAATTGCCGACATGGGTAACGCATGTTGGGAG aacAATCATTTTTCTCCAGAAATCCAGACAAGACAGTACCGTGCCTTGGAAGTCATACTGCAATCAGGATACAGTTATCCGGCGGACATTTGGTCGGTCGGATGTCTAGCCTTTGAAATGGCCACCGGTGAAATGCTCTTCAATCCGAAAGGGAAGTCCAGCCATTCCATCAACATTGACCATCTCAGCCTAATCTGGGAGGTGCTCGGAGGCATACCCAGATACATCACAGAAACGGGGACTGAAGCGAAAGTATACTTCGTCGAAGGTAAACTGAAACACGTGCCGGAAGAcgaattgaaaatttggaaGATAGAAGATGTGTTAGTTGAGAAATACAAGTGGAAGAGGGTAGATGCGATACCTTTCGCCAGTTTTATAGAATGTTTAATTGAACCCGATCCGGCTCTTCGTTTAACAGCTGACATTGCGATGCAGAATGAATGGTTAAATGAGgtttaa
- the LOC109600977 gene encoding SRSF protein kinase 3 isoform X2 yields the protein MKKIQYVENRESQESDSDYGSGGYMPVHPGDILDGCWKVCRKLGFGHFSTVWLCKNIFNIEPKYVAIKICKSALMFAAVAQDEIRLLSHTKNMAPGHKGFSRIVQMIDTFKITAENGVHTAIALESMGPSLLHLIIQSEFRGIQVPGVKRIIHQVLEGLTYLHDECNIIHTDIKPENILIKVKDSYIEEMAERAERFQELGIPMPRSYVSSEKWIGPDDEEDLNDDICSQLEGQRSSSYPNDVYLADLVNFRQRHTEPRFRSPMWIGNSIEVKIADMGNACWENNHFSPEIQTRQYRALEVILQSGYSYPADIWSVGCLAFEMATGEMLFNPKGKSSHSINIDHLSLIWEVLGGIPRYITETGTEAKVYFVEGKLKHVPEDELKIWKIEDVLVEKYKWKRVDAIPFASFIECLIEPDPALRLTADIAMQNEWLNEV from the exons atgaagaaaatccaGTATGTAGAAAACAGGGAGTCCCAAGAGAGTGATTCGGATTACGGAAGCGGAGGTTATATGCCCGTACATCCGGGTGACATATTAGATGGTTGTTGGAAAGTGTGTAGGAAACTAGGATTTGGTCACTTCTCAACTGTGTGGTTGtgtaagaatatatttaacat AGAACCTAAATATGTggcaattaaaatatgcaaatcgGCACTAATGTTTGCTGCTGTGGCACAAGACGAAATAAGACTGCTGTCGCATACTAAAAACATGGCTCCCGGTCACAAGGGTTTTAGTAGGATCGTTCAGATGATCGACACGTTTAAAATAACCGCTGAGAATGGTGTGCATACTGCCATAGCTTTAGAAAGTATGGGACCATCactattacatttaataatccaaAGTGAATTCAGAGGAATTCAAGTACCTGGTGTCAAACGTATAATTCACCAG GTTTTAGAAGGCTTAACCTATTTGCATGACGAATGCAACATTATTCATACGGATATCAAACCTGAAAACATATTGATTAAAGTTAAGGACTCTTATATAGAAGAGATGGCCGAAAGAGCTGAAAGATTTCAGGAATTGGGTATCCCAATGCCTAGATCATATG TGTCTTCTGAAAAGTGGATTGGTCCAGACGATGAGGAAGATTTGAACGACGATATATGTAGCCAATTGGAGGGCCAACGGTCTTCTTCGTATCCTAACGACGTATATTTAGCCGACTTAGTTAATTTTAGACAACGTCATACAGAACCAAGATTCCGGTCGCCGATGTGGATCGGAAATAGCATAGAAGTTAAAATTGCCGACATGGGTAACGCATGTTGGGAG aacAATCATTTTTCTCCAGAAATCCAGACAAGACAGTACCGTGCCTTGGAAGTCATACTGCAATCAGGATACAGTTATCCGGCGGACATTTGGTCGGTCGGATGTCTAGCCTTTGAAATGGCCACCGGTGAAATGCTCTTCAATCCGAAAGGGAAGTCCAGCCATTCCATCAACATTGACCATCTCAGCCTAATCTGGGAGGTGCTCGGAGGCATACCCAGATACATCACAGAAACGGGGACTGAAGCGAAAGTATACTTCGTCGAAGGTAAACTGAAACACGTGCCGGAAGAcgaattgaaaatttggaaGATAGAAGATGTGTTAGTTGAGAAATACAAGTGGAAGAGGGTAGATGCGATACCTTTCGCCAGTTTTATAGAATGTTTAATTGAACCCGATCCGGCTCTTCGTTTAACAGCTGACATTGCGATGCAGAATGAATGGTTAAATGAGgtttaa
- the LOC109601063 gene encoding putative glutathione-specific gamma-glutamylcyclotransferase 2, producing the protein MWVFGYGSLMWKVDFPYEKKLEGYVKGYDRKFYQHSTDHRGTPEKPGRVVTLVPGDKEARVYGIAYKISEDKVDDVVSHLDYREKGGYERTPVLFYPTKEDVQPFELVIYLANGENPQYAGPADLSQIAEQVVSSVGPSGPNIDYVCNLAKIMRELFPEVNDVHLFSLEKIVLNLLNERKQLKVKS; encoded by the exons ATGTGGGTTTTTGGTTATGGTTCTTTGATGTGGAAAGTCGACTTTCCCTACGAAAAAAAGCTGGAAGGTTATGTTAAAGGGTACGACAGGAAATTTTATCAGCACAGCACCGACCACAGAGGAACGCCCGAAAAA CCTGGAAGAGTGGTAACGTTAGTACCAGGAGACAAAGAA GCGAGAGTTTACGGTATAGCGTACAAAATTAGCGAAGATAAAGTCGACGATGTTGTGTCGCATCTCGACTACCGGGAAAAGGGTGGCTACGAAAGAACTCCAGTATTATTCTATCCGACCAAGGAAGACGTGCAACCGTTCGAATTAGTCATTTATTTAGCCAACGGTGAGAACCCTCAGTACGCTGGTCCAGCCGATTTATCTCAAATAGCGGAGCAGGTCGTCTCATCCGTCGGACCTAGTGGACCTAACATCGATTACGTTTGTAATTTGGCGAAGATCATGAGGGAGTTGTTTCCTGAAGTGAACGACGTGCATCTGTTTAGTTTGGAAAAGATCGTCCTCAACTTGTTGAACGAAAGGAAACAGCTTAAGGTTAAGAGTTGa